One Parasphingorhabdus cellanae genomic region harbors:
- a CDS encoding DUF1993 domain-containing protein: MTVALSHIFKSSTAQAFRGLTNILEKAKAHAEATDAPENAFMENRLFPDMHEMKWQVQMITEFAVRGAARMTGIAGDALPDLPMEGDTFDALIARIADCGDTVAKADDATIDGNETMMISMPIGPDQTMDLDGKTYVLSFYLPNLFFHVTTAYNLLRMQGVAVGKKDYMGI, translated from the coding sequence ATGACCGTAGCGCTTTCCCATATTTTCAAATCCTCCACTGCCCAGGCTTTTCGCGGCCTGACCAATATATTGGAAAAAGCCAAGGCCCATGCCGAGGCGACAGACGCCCCAGAAAATGCCTTTATGGAAAACCGGCTGTTCCCCGACATGCACGAGATGAAATGGCAGGTGCAGATGATCACCGAATTTGCGGTGCGCGGGGCCGCGCGGATGACAGGCATAGCCGGTGACGCGCTGCCTGATCTGCCGATGGAAGGCGACACATTTGACGCTCTGATCGCGCGGATTGCCGATTGCGGGGACACGGTTGCCAAAGCCGATGACGCGACAATCGACGGCAATGAAACCATGATGATTTCGATGCCCATCGGGCCCGATCAGACGATGGATCTGGACGGAAAAACCTATGTGCTGAGCTTTTACCTCCCCAACCTGTTTTTCCATGTCACCACCGCTTATAATCTGCTGCGGATGCAGGGCGTGGCCGTGGGTAAGAAAGACTATATGGGGATATGA
- a CDS encoding PEPxxWA-CTERM sorting domain-containing protein codes for MKRYLLAGSAFALLSAVPAQAAEVIFTDRTAFDAAAGAGLTFESFETAQSGATVNYPGFSVTESDGSNFITHTAINSFFTSATSDGANSIWFDDNGSSLATFVFDAPITAFGFDVAAAAAGTMTFSGGAAGSFALGADTPTFFGVISDTAFTTLQFDMSGGPEVGFDALSFGVANMAAVPEPATWAFMIFGFGAIGGALRRKKDMGRKTNVKVSYA; via the coding sequence ATGAAAAGATATCTACTAGCTGGTAGCGCTTTTGCGCTATTATCAGCCGTTCCGGCGCAAGCCGCGGAGGTCATTTTCACCGACCGGACGGCATTTGACGCGGCTGCCGGAGCAGGCCTGACTTTCGAAAGTTTTGAAACGGCACAGTCCGGCGCAACGGTAAATTATCCCGGCTTTTCCGTTACGGAATCGGACGGTTCCAATTTTATTACCCATACCGCAATCAACAGCTTCTTCACTTCTGCGACATCTGATGGAGCAAATTCCATTTGGTTTGATGACAATGGCAGCAGTTTGGCAACCTTCGTTTTCGACGCACCGATAACCGCGTTCGGATTTGACGTTGCGGCAGCTGCGGCTGGCACCATGACCTTTTCAGGCGGTGCTGCCGGATCTTTTGCTCTTGGCGCAGATACTCCAACATTCTTTGGTGTAATTTCAGATACCGCATTTACGACGTTGCAGTTCGATATGTCTGGCGGACCTGAGGTCGGCTTTGATGCGCTCTCGTTCGGCGTCGCCAATATGGCTGCTGTTCCAGAACCCGCCACATGGGCCTTCATGATCTTTGGCTTTGGCGCCATCGGCGGAGCGCTACGCCGTAAGAAAGATATGGGGCGCAAAACCAATGTGAAAGTCAGCTACGCTTAA
- a CDS encoding glutathione S-transferase family protein: MTDPVIVHGYRFSVYNQIVRMALQQKNVTYSSVEIDPFADTVPESYLEMHPFGRVPSLVHGDFQIYETAAITRYIDQAFDGMSLVPAGAKQAARMMQVISIIDNYGYWPMVRQVASQRVFAPLYGQASDEAEVAKGLQESRVVLTTLNKIAREGLVLNCQQVTLADCHLAPMVGYFVQVSEGEKEFEEHQALNRWWSWISCQQSFQTTRPPLPSQH; this comes from the coding sequence ATGACAGACCCGGTTATCGTTCATGGCTATCGGTTCAGTGTTTATAACCAGATCGTGCGAATGGCGCTTCAGCAAAAAAATGTGACTTATTCGTCTGTTGAGATTGACCCCTTCGCGGACACGGTGCCGGAAAGCTATCTTGAAATGCACCCCTTTGGACGTGTGCCATCATTGGTACATGGAGATTTTCAAATCTATGAAACGGCAGCGATAACCCGCTATATTGACCAGGCCTTTGACGGAATGTCTCTGGTTCCGGCGGGCGCCAAACAGGCAGCGCGGATGATGCAGGTCATCTCGATCATCGATAATTATGGCTATTGGCCAATGGTTCGCCAAGTTGCATCGCAGCGGGTTTTTGCGCCTTTATACGGTCAAGCGTCCGACGAAGCCGAGGTTGCGAAAGGCTTGCAAGAATCTCGAGTTGTATTGACCACTTTGAACAAAATTGCCCGCGAGGGGCTTGTCCTTAATTGCCAACAGGTCACATTGGCGGATTGCCATCTCGCGCCAATGGTCGGCTATTTTGTGCAAGTGAGCGAGGGGGAGAAAGAGTTCGAAGAACATCAAGCGCTCAATCGCTGGTGGAGTTGGATATCATGCCAGCAGAGTTTTCAGACCACCAGGCCGCCCCTGCCAAGCCAGCATTAA
- the rimO gene encoding 30S ribosomal protein S12 methylthiotransferase RimO: MATAIPSPPKVGMVSLGCPKALVDSERILTQLRSDGYQMSPDYSGADVVLVNTCGFLDSAKEESLEAIGEAMAENGRVIVTGCMGNEADTIMERFPEVLAVTGAHQYEDVVTAVHAAAPAARGAFVDLVPDAGLKLTPRHYSYLKISEGCNHRCSFCIIPSLRGDLVSRRPDAILREAEKLVANGTKELLVISQDTSAYGVDIRHQPQIWNGPIGQGREVRAHMTDLAVALGELGVWTRLHYVYPYPHVDKVIPLMAEGKITPYLDIPFQHAAPNVLKRMKRPANEAKVLQRVKNWRDICPDLTIRSTFVVGFPGETEEDFQYLLDWLEEAQLDRVGGFRFEPVEGAAANALDGAVPEEVKEERYQRLMEKTAAISAARLQAKVGRTLPVIIDEIGAPDEDGDIGATARSQADAPEIDGNVFLRNISADVAVGDIIDAEIEDADAHDLFGAPVTV, translated from the coding sequence GTCGGCATGGTGTCCCTTGGCTGTCCCAAGGCGCTGGTCGACAGTGAACGCATTTTGACGCAGCTTCGCTCTGACGGTTATCAGATGTCGCCAGACTATTCCGGCGCGGATGTCGTGCTGGTCAATACCTGCGGGTTTCTCGACAGTGCGAAGGAAGAGTCGCTCGAAGCTATTGGCGAGGCAATGGCGGAAAATGGCCGCGTGATCGTCACCGGCTGCATGGGCAATGAAGCCGACACGATCATGGAACGTTTCCCCGAAGTCTTGGCCGTCACCGGCGCGCATCAATATGAAGATGTCGTCACGGCGGTCCATGCGGCGGCCCCGGCGGCGCGCGGGGCTTTTGTGGACCTGGTCCCCGATGCCGGCCTGAAACTGACACCGCGCCATTATAGCTATTTGAAGATTTCCGAAGGCTGCAACCATCGCTGTTCCTTCTGTATCATCCCGTCCTTGCGCGGCGATCTTGTGTCACGGCGACCCGATGCGATCCTGCGTGAAGCGGAAAAGCTCGTCGCCAATGGCACCAAGGAATTGCTGGTCATCAGCCAGGACACCTCGGCCTACGGCGTCGATATCCGCCATCAGCCGCAGATCTGGAATGGTCCGATCGGGCAGGGCCGTGAAGTGCGGGCGCATATGACCGATCTGGCGGTGGCGCTCGGCGAACTCGGCGTGTGGACGCGGCTGCACTATGTCTATCCCTATCCGCATGTCGACAAGGTCATCCCGCTGATGGCCGAGGGCAAGATCACGCCCTATCTCGACATCCCGTTCCAGCATGCCGCGCCCAATGTGCTGAAACGCATGAAGCGGCCAGCCAATGAAGCGAAAGTGCTGCAACGGGTGAAGAACTGGCGCGATATCTGCCCCGATCTCACCATCCGCTCCACCTTTGTCGTAGGCTTCCCGGGAGAGACGGAAGAGGATTTCCAATATCTGCTCGACTGGCTGGAAGAAGCGCAGCTCGACCGGGTTGGCGGCTTCCGCTTTGAACCCGTGGAAGGCGCAGCGGCCAATGCGCTAGACGGCGCGGTGCCGGAAGAGGTTAAGGAAGAGCGCTATCAGCGCCTGATGGAAAAAACCGCCGCGATCAGCGCCGCGAGACTGCAAGCCAAGGTCGGCCGCACGCTACCCGTCATCATCGATGAAATTGGCGCACCGGACGAAGATGGCGACATCGGCGCAACCGCGCGGTCACAAGCCGATGCGCCAGAGATCGACGGCAATGTGTTCCTGCGCAATATCAGCGCGGACGTCGCGGTTGGCGATATTATTGATGCCGAGATCGAAGATGCCGACGCCCACGATCTGTTCGGAGCGCCGGTCACCGTTTGA